A DNA window from Paenibacillus sp. HWE-109 contains the following coding sequences:
- a CDS encoding efflux RND transporter permease subunit gives MNRLTHFSMKNVSALFIIMIMLFVGGLYSATQLKVENMPNVSFPVVAVTTTYTGAPKDVMDEITDPIEEKLANLEDLDSMQSTSSDNFSMVIIMFKQNVDIDKKKQAVQDMLAEVKLPATAGAPKASTFGAASFPSNYLVAYANDGVSQTELDKSFKDKIKPGLEGIKGIDHMDVIGARSTSLDIELDASALDVYGLSPGMVSNAINSAAAASPIGSVEISGNNKMTRVTGNLSSLFDLEQVEITTPKGDVVLLNQVSKVKAITESDFNGRLDGKPAIGLILYKAGSANAVEFSGSIEKMIEEWHTTLPNITFKNTYNSADQIKESIAGLVREGIVGAILASLMILVFLRNVRMTLIVLVSIPLSILITLLLMSQLGLTLNTMTLGGIFIAVGRVVDDSIVVIENIYASLEKAQERKESVIALATKQVSMAITSSTLATVGVFAPLALVTGVVGGFFRPFALTIACALLSSLIVALTVIPMLSKLLVLRSKPGKVQHDENKPTRLTTFYEKVLTWSLTNRIKTLLISLLLLVVTIAGTVPFLSVAFLPASKPSTTLYFQLKLPYATSFEATDAKTREIETFFLGAKDSTGEPVFKFVEGLVGYAGKDDERIPYASQIFVQLNDKVDPTLVTAEMKAYILSELPNGSEVESKSMEGDFGVASTDFAYTLQGEDQLQLEKAAGIVKEKLQAFPELSEIADNLSDAKTEIEIAVDQKKARAYGLSSSSVRDTARAWIQKQSLGDMKFDNIVYTTTVSLDKVDKDTLEKLGNIPLTATNGSKVLLKEVAKINEIKGAASLAREDQQQLVKVTAKINDKNKTAVSTKLSAALKEVQLPEGVTPKVTGVSDDVNDSFKQLFVAMAAAIFVVYLIMVLAFGNASAPFAILFSLPLAVIGGLLGLVVAREPLTVTSMIGFLMLIGIVVTNAIVLIDRAQQLRDEGYTVRHALIEAGKVRLRPIIMTAGATIMALVPLALGISAEGGLIGKGLGVVVIGGLITSTLLTLVVVPIVYELIESTKNRFSSKFKRKKGSEQITPSTLEV, from the coding sequence ATGAATCGACTTACACACTTTTCCATGAAAAATGTTTCGGCATTATTCATAATCATGATCATGCTTTTCGTAGGCGGACTTTATTCAGCTACACAACTTAAAGTAGAGAACATGCCGAACGTTTCTTTCCCGGTAGTTGCTGTAACGACTACGTATACAGGAGCTCCAAAGGATGTCATGGATGAAATTACCGATCCGATCGAAGAAAAGCTAGCGAATCTCGAAGATTTGGATTCGATGCAATCAACGTCGAGTGATAATTTCTCCATGGTTATCATCATGTTCAAACAAAACGTCGACATTGATAAGAAAAAACAAGCAGTACAAGACATGCTGGCGGAAGTTAAGCTTCCTGCTACAGCGGGAGCTCCTAAAGCTTCCACATTCGGGGCAGCTTCATTCCCTTCCAACTATCTAGTTGCTTACGCCAATGACGGGGTAAGCCAGACTGAACTAGACAAGTCCTTTAAAGATAAGATCAAGCCAGGGCTTGAAGGGATTAAAGGGATTGACCACATGGACGTTATTGGTGCCAGAAGCACATCTCTGGATATTGAGCTAGATGCTTCAGCCCTTGATGTTTATGGTTTGTCACCAGGCATGGTGAGCAACGCGATTAATTCCGCCGCGGCTGCAAGTCCGATTGGCAGCGTCGAAATTAGCGGCAATAACAAAATGACGCGTGTTACCGGTAATTTATCCAGCTTGTTCGATCTGGAGCAAGTTGAGATTACAACGCCTAAAGGCGATGTTGTTTTACTTAATCAAGTATCCAAAGTTAAGGCTATTACGGAGTCAGACTTCAATGGTCGATTGGATGGCAAACCAGCGATTGGGTTGATTTTGTACAAAGCTGGCAGTGCCAATGCGGTAGAATTCTCAGGTTCGATTGAGAAAATGATTGAAGAATGGCACACAACGCTTCCTAATATTACGTTCAAAAATACGTACAACAGTGCCGATCAAATTAAAGAATCGATCGCTGGGCTTGTCCGTGAAGGTATTGTGGGAGCCATTCTAGCCTCCTTGATGATTCTCGTTTTCCTAAGAAACGTGCGGATGACGTTAATTGTTCTAGTCTCAATTCCATTGTCTATCTTGATTACCTTGTTGTTAATGTCCCAGTTGGGCTTAACCCTCAATACGATGACGCTGGGCGGTATCTTTATCGCCGTAGGACGTGTCGTCGATGACTCAATTGTCGTTATTGAGAATATTTATGCTTCCTTGGAGAAGGCGCAGGAACGCAAAGAATCTGTTATCGCGTTAGCAACGAAGCAAGTTTCCATGGCTATTACGTCTTCAACGCTTGCCACGGTCGGCGTTTTTGCTCCACTGGCATTGGTAACCGGCGTGGTTGGCGGATTTTTTAGACCTTTTGCATTAACAATCGCTTGTGCTCTATTATCTTCCTTAATTGTTGCTTTAACCGTGATTCCGATGTTGTCCAAACTGCTTGTGCTTCGCAGTAAGCCAGGCAAGGTGCAACATGATGAAAACAAACCGACACGTTTGACAACATTCTATGAAAAAGTGTTAACGTGGAGTTTGACAAATCGCATTAAAACACTGCTTATTTCATTGCTGCTGCTCGTTGTCACGATCGCAGGAACCGTACCTTTCCTGTCCGTTGCTTTCTTGCCAGCTTCCAAACCATCGACAACACTATACTTCCAGTTGAAATTGCCGTATGCCACTTCTTTTGAGGCGACGGATGCGAAAACCAGAGAAATCGAAACCTTTTTCCTAGGTGCCAAAGATTCTACGGGTGAGCCTGTGTTTAAATTTGTTGAAGGCTTGGTCGGTTACGCTGGGAAAGATGATGAACGGATACCGTACGCATCGCAAATTTTCGTTCAATTGAATGATAAAGTTGATCCTACCCTAGTAACTGCTGAAATGAAGGCTTATATCTTATCCGAATTGCCTAACGGTTCGGAAGTAGAGTCCAAGTCCATGGAAGGCGACTTTGGCGTTGCATCGACAGACTTCGCTTACACCTTGCAAGGTGAAGATCAATTGCAATTAGAAAAAGCGGCAGGCATAGTGAAGGAGAAGCTGCAAGCTTTCCCAGAACTTAGCGAGATTGCCGACAATTTAAGTGATGCGAAAACCGAAATTGAAATCGCTGTGGATCAGAAGAAAGCAAGAGCGTATGGCTTAAGCTCATCCTCAGTTCGAGATACAGCGCGTGCATGGATTCAGAAACAAAGTTTGGGCGACATGAAGTTTGACAATATCGTCTATACAACAACAGTATCGCTGGATAAAGTGGATAAAGATACCCTTGAGAAATTGGGCAATATCCCATTAACCGCTACAAACGGATCCAAAGTACTGCTCAAAGAAGTTGCCAAAATCAATGAAATTAAAGGCGCTGCATCATTGGCGCGTGAAGATCAGCAGCAGCTTGTCAAAGTTACAGCGAAAATTAACGATAAGAACAAAACAGCCGTCAGCACTAAGCTAAGCGCTGCATTGAAAGAAGTTCAATTGCCAGAAGGCGTAACGCCGAAAGTTACAGGCGTGTCGGACGATGTTAACGACAGCTTCAAACAATTGTTCGTTGCTATGGCAGCTGCCATCTTCGTTGTTTACTTGATCATGGTTCTTGCCTTCGGCAATGCCAGCGCACCTTTCGCGATTCTATTCTCACTACCGCTCGCTGTTATTGGGGGACTGCTCGGACTTGTTGTTGCCAGAGAACCGTTGACCGTAACCTCCATGATCGGATTCCTCATGCTGATTGGTATCGTCGTGACGAACGCGATTGTCTTAATTGACCGAGCGCAGCAATTGCGAGATGAAGGTTATACCGTACGTCATGCATTGATCGAAGCAGGGAAAGTCAGACTTCGTCCGATTATTATGACGGCGGGCGCTACGATTATGGCCCTCGTGCCTTTAGCTTTAGGAATTTCTGCTGAAGGCGGGTTAATCGGTAAAGGATTGGGCGTTGTAGTTATCGGTGGTTTGATTACTTCAACATTGCTGACACTCGTTGTCGTGCCAATCGTTTATGAATTGATTGAAAGCACGAAAAACCGATTCAGTAGTAAGTTCAAACGCAAAAAAGGTTCCGAACAAATAACACCAAGTACGTTAGAGGTATAG
- a CDS encoding sensor histidine kinase produces MIKSLYTRVVLTFLAIVVISVLVAFPLATFMFTNRLSAEVQAEMLAMGKQLTALTEDIQPSNLEAFLSGTNRLNENYSFTLFDDKGHPSTPIMLDRRGLPRIQASEVAAVLAGDIYKSLDYEGSRDPFNRIKVGLPFHIDGKVYALFIHPNISKDVQRQIQKLIIYVLVIVLAVGSLLILIASRYLVNPLKKLTLATERLSRGNFNVHVSVKQKDELGMLAHSFNHMAGELKQLEQMRQDFVSNVSHEIQSPLTSIRGFSKVLRNADLDVSERNHYLVIIERESERLSRLSENLLKLASLESEHHPFHPTTYDLDEQLRRVVVFYEPQWSSKQLDLDLELPRVKITADSDQLSQVWMNLLGNAIKFTPSGGAIRIHLQPLNDRIRISILDTGRGIPAVDLERIFDRFYKADAARERETDGSGLGLAIVRKIVELHHGVIEVHSEIDHGTRFSVTIPIMNYPNKKQAEKP; encoded by the coding sequence ATGATTAAATCCCTCTATACGAGAGTGGTTTTAACGTTTTTAGCGATTGTTGTCATAAGCGTATTGGTTGCTTTTCCGCTGGCGACTTTCATGTTCACTAATCGCCTCTCAGCGGAGGTTCAAGCCGAGATGCTGGCGATGGGCAAGCAGTTGACTGCCCTGACTGAAGACATACAGCCCAGTAATTTAGAAGCTTTTTTGTCTGGGACCAATCGGCTTAATGAGAATTATAGTTTTACCTTGTTTGACGATAAGGGACATCCCTCAACCCCAATCATGTTGGATAGAAGAGGGCTCCCGCGTATTCAGGCTTCAGAAGTGGCTGCCGTCCTGGCCGGTGACATTTATAAGAGTCTCGATTATGAGGGCTCCAGAGATCCATTTAATCGCATTAAAGTCGGGTTGCCTTTTCATATCGATGGCAAGGTGTATGCCTTATTCATCCATCCGAATATTTCGAAAGATGTGCAGCGTCAAATCCAGAAGCTTATTATTTATGTGCTTGTTATCGTTCTTGCTGTTGGCAGTTTGCTCATTCTGATTGCTTCGCGGTATTTGGTAAATCCACTCAAGAAGCTTACCCTGGCGACGGAACGTTTATCCCGCGGCAATTTCAACGTTCATGTCTCTGTCAAACAGAAAGATGAGCTGGGTATGCTGGCACATAGCTTTAATCATATGGCCGGCGAGCTGAAGCAGCTCGAACAGATGAGACAAGACTTCGTCTCGAACGTCTCGCATGAAATTCAGTCGCCGCTGACGTCCATTCGTGGTTTCTCCAAGGTGCTGCGCAATGCAGACCTCGATGTGTCGGAACGCAATCATTATTTGGTGATCATTGAACGAGAGAGTGAACGGTTGTCCCGTCTTAGCGAAAACCTGCTTAAGCTGGCTTCGCTGGAATCGGAGCATCATCCTTTTCACCCAACTACTTACGATCTAGATGAACAACTGCGCAGAGTCGTTGTCTTCTATGAGCCGCAGTGGTCGAGCAAGCAGTTAGACTTGGATTTAGAGCTTCCTCGTGTGAAAATTACCGCTGACAGCGACCAATTAAGTCAGGTGTGGATGAATCTGCTTGGCAATGCCATCAAATTTACACCTTCCGGCGGCGCGATTCGAATTCATTTGCAACCGCTGAATGATCGGATTCGGATCAGTATTCTAGATACAGGACGGGGAATCCCGGCAGTTGATCTTGAGCGCATTTTTGACAGATTCTATAAAGCGGATGCAGCCAGAGAGCGTGAAACAGATGGAAGTGGTCTGGGGCTGGCTATTGTGCGTAAAATTGTTGAATTGCATCATGGCGTGATTGAAGTCCATAGCGAAATAGATCATGGCACACGGTTTTCAGTGACGATTCCCATTATGAACTATCCGAATAAAAAGCAGGCAGAGAAACCCTGA
- a CDS encoding response regulator transcription factor, whose translation MTRVMVVDDDADIRELIRVYLVGEGLTVVQASNGQEALKKLEATPADLVVLDVMMPLMDGWELCRELRERYNDLPLLMVTAKGESVHKVKGFQLGTDDYLVKPFDPVELVLRVKALLKRYRINASQTITLGDVIIDRSAFEVRLQEQRFALPLKEFEVLYKLASYPAQIFTRTQLIEQIWGMDYEGDERTVDVHIKRLRERFEPLTEEFHIATIRGLGYRLEVRS comes from the coding sequence ATGACCAGGGTCATGGTGGTTGATGACGATGCCGACATCAGAGAATTGATTCGCGTCTATTTGGTTGGTGAAGGTTTGACGGTCGTGCAGGCTAGCAATGGTCAAGAAGCGCTCAAAAAGCTAGAGGCAACGCCAGCAGATCTGGTGGTGCTGGATGTCATGATGCCTTTGATGGATGGTTGGGAGTTATGCCGCGAATTAAGAGAGCGGTATAATGATCTTCCGCTGTTGATGGTAACCGCCAAAGGCGAATCTGTTCATAAGGTGAAAGGGTTCCAATTGGGTACGGATGACTACTTAGTGAAACCTTTTGATCCCGTGGAGCTGGTTCTGCGGGTCAAAGCACTGTTGAAAAGGTACCGGATCAATGCATCGCAAACCATCACATTAGGCGATGTCATCATTGATCGCTCGGCTTTCGAGGTTCGGCTCCAAGAGCAGCGTTTTGCATTGCCTCTGAAAGAATTCGAAGTTCTCTATAAACTGGCCAGCTACCCGGCCCAAATCTTCACCAGAACCCAACTGATTGAACAAATCTGGGGGATGGATTATGAGGGTGACGAGCGAACGGTCGATGTTCATATTAAAAGGTTGCGAGAGCGCTTCGAGCCGCTTACCGAGGAGTTTCATATTGCGACAATTCGCGGACTGGGCTATAGGCTTGAGGTGCGGTCATGA